A window from Peromyscus eremicus chromosome 1, PerEre_H2_v1, whole genome shotgun sequence encodes these proteins:
- the LOC131901636 gene encoding olfactory receptor 51F2: MLILNNTNSQSPTFLLTGIPGLRAAQVWISIPFCLLYVIALSGNSMILLVILREHSLHEPMYYFLSMLSVTDLSLSLCTLSTTLGVLWFEAREINLNACIAQMFFLHGFTFMESGVLLAMAFDRFVAICDPLRYTTILTNARIAQIGIIVLIRNVAVMLPVVLFVKRLSFCRSLVLSHSYCYHVDLIQLSCTDNRINSILGLFALFSTTGFDCPCILLSYVLIIRSVLSIASSEERQKAFNTCISHISAVAIFYIPLISLSLVHRYGRSAPAFVHTIMANVFLLIPPVLNPIIYSVKTKQIRKAIIKVFNQKQS; this comes from the coding sequence ATGCTCATCCTCAATAATACCAATTCCCAGTCTCCGACCTTTCTCCTCACTGGTATCCCGGGTCTGAGAGCAGCTCAGGTCTGGATCTCCATTCCCTTTTGTCTCTTGTATGTAATTGCCCTCTCTGGGAACAGCATGATCCTGCTGGTGATCCTTCGTGAGCACAGCCTTCATGAGCCTATGTACTATTTCCTCTCTATGCTTTCGGTCACAGACCTAAGCCTGTCTCTGTGCACACTTTCCACCACACTTGGTGTTCTCTGGTTTGAAGCTCGAGAGATCAACTTAAATGCTTGCATTGCTCAGATGTTCTTTCTCCATGGGTTTACTTTCATGGAGTCTGGGGTTCTGCTGGCCATGGCCTTTGATCGTTTTGTGGCCATCTGTGATCCACTAAGATATACCACAATTCTTACCAATGCCAGGATTGCCCAGATTGGAATAATTGTGCTGATAAGGAATGTTGCTGTCATGTTGCCAGTCGTGCTCTTTGTCAAGAGGCTGTCCTTCTGCAGATCTTTGGTTCTTTCACATTCCTACTGCTACCATGTTGATCTCATTCAGCTCTCATGTACGGACAACAGAATCAATAGCATTCTTGGTCTGTTTGCACTGTTCTCCACTACAGGGTTTGACTGCCCTTGTATCTTGCTTTCCTATGTACTGATCATTCGATCTGTCCTCAGCATTGCTTCCTCAGAGGAGCGACAGAAAGCCTTCAATACATGCATATCCCACATCAGTGCCGTTGCCATCTTCTATATCCCTCTCATCAGCTTGTCTCTTGTACACCGCTATGGCCGTTCAGCACCTGCCTTTGTCCACACCATCATGGCCAATGTCTTCCTGCTCATTCCTCCTGTGCTCAACCCTATCATCTACAGTGTGAAGACAAAGCAGATTCGAAAGGCTATTATCAAGGTTTTCAATCAGAAACAGAGCTGA